In Carya illinoinensis cultivar Pawnee chromosome 6, C.illinoinensisPawnee_v1, whole genome shotgun sequence, a single genomic region encodes these proteins:
- the LOC122314376 gene encoding transcription factor bHLH63-like isoform X2 encodes MNRALPEMSHCLNGPGKCTDMTVLERQRARVRWQQSYLGGSDFGGVFLETSQADQVGNFQDLVVGGSSCSVLDDVGTHSVKPDPGLENGWLELGRLELPNMGFGSGGSMNGSPTGLEMNSSISKTSSCPPTEAQSAPEAKDKVSVPAEKMSSAAGRDSSKKRKADKMQNTKVFAEDDAKYKRSKACAEEGESKITTEQARIKNNTSTPTTNNRETSADSSKENSKASEVQKPDYIHVRARRGQATDSHSLAERVRREKISERMKYLQDLVPGCNKITGKAGMLDEIINYVQSLQRQVEFLSMKLAAVNPRLDFNIDDLFAKEFNPVQQVAACCGFEMGLNSPDMALRRTLSTPVSLPEPYLDASCFTQLQPPPTWDADLQNLLNLEFHQERSISFPYQPFTGSIEASNLKMEI; translated from the exons ATGAACAGGGCGTTACCGGAGATGTCGCACTGTCTAAACGGGCCTGGTAAGTGTACGGACATGACGGTGCTGGAGAGGCAGAGGGCTCGCGTGAGGTGGCAGCAGAGCTATTTGGGAGGCAGTGACTTTGGCGGAGTCTTTTTGGAGACAAGTCAGGCGGATCAAGTTGGGAATTTTCAAGATTTGGTGGTGGGCGGCAGCAGCTGCTCGGTGCTTGATGATGTGGGGACCCACTCAGTGAAGCCGGACCCGGGCTTGGAAAATGGGTGGCTTGAGTTGGGCAGGTTGGAGTTGCCCAATATGGGGTTTGGGTCTGGTGGATCGATGAATGGGAGTCCTACAGGGTTGGAGATGAACTCTTCCATTTCAAAGACTTCTAGCTGCCCGCCCACGGAGGCGCAATCGGCGCCCGAAGCGAAAGACAAAGTGTCAGTGCCGGCGGAGAAGATGAGTTCTGCAGCTGGGAGAGACAGCTCCAAGAAGAGAAAGGCTGATAAGATGCAGAACACCAAG GTTTTTGCTGAAGACGACGCCAAATACAAGAGAAGCAAAGCATGTGCAGAAGAGGGGGAATCAAAGATCACCACAGAGCAAGCCAGAATCAAAAACAACACCAGTACCCCTACGACCAACAATAGGGAGACTTCTGCTGATTCGTCAAAGGAGAATTCAAAAGCTTCCGAGGTTCAAAAGCCCGATTATATTCATGTCCGGGCACGTCGCGGCCAGGCCACTGACAGCCACAGCTTAGCTGAGAGA GTGAGAAGGGAAAAGATCAGCGAGAGAATGAAGTATCTGCAAGATTTAGTACCAGGGTGCAACAAAATCACGGGGAAAGCTGGAATGCTCGATGAAATCATCAATTATGTCCAATCCCTTCAACGACAAGTAGAG TTTCTGTCCATGAAACTAGCTGCTGTGAATCCCAGGCTTGACTTCAACATTGATGACCTTTTTGCAAAAGAG TTTAATCCAGTACAACAAGTGGCGGCATGTTGTGGGTTCGAGATGGGGTTGAACTCACCTGACATGGCACTTCGAAGAACACTCAGCACTCCCGTATCGCTCCCCGAACCATATCTTGATGCATCCTGCTTCACA CAACTCCAGCCTCCTCCAACTTGGGATGCTGATTTACAAAACCTTTTGAATCTGGAATTCCATCAAGAAAGATCAATTTCATTTCCATACCAACCATTTACAG GTTCCATCGAAGCTAGCAATTTGAAGATGGAGATCTGA
- the LOC122313517 gene encoding 3-ketoacyl-CoA synthase 4 has protein sequence MSSESERTATSDGVQIHQSRRLPDFLQSVNLKYVKLGYHYLVSYLLTLCLVPLMAVILIQASQLNPDDLHLLWLHLQYNLVSVVIFFVVLVFGSTVYIMTRPRSVYLVDYSCYRPPSHLQVKFHQFMEHSKLTGDFDDSSLEFQRRILERSGLGEETYVPEAMHYLPPRPSMSAAREEAEQVMFGALDNLFANTNVKPKDIGILVVNCSLFNPTPSLSAMILNKYKLRGNIRSFNLGGMGCSAGVIAIDLAKDLLQVHRNTYAVVVSTENITQNWYFGNKKSMLIPNCLFRVGGSAVLLSNKSSDRRRAKYKLVHVVRTHRGADDKAFRCVYQEQDDAGKTGVSLSKDLMAIAGGALKANITTLGPLVLPISEQLLFFSTLVTKKLLNAKVKPYIPDFKLAFDHFCIHAGGRAVIDELEKNLQLLPTHVEASRMTLHRFGNTSSSSIWYELAYTEAKGRMRKRNRVWQIAFGSGFKCNSAVWEALRNVKPSPNSPWEDCIDKYPVQIVA, from the coding sequence atgagctCCGAATCTGAGCGGACGGCAACCTCCGATGGGGTTCAGATCCACCAGAGCCGGAGGCTGCCGGACTTTCTTCAAAGCGTGAATCTAAAGTACGTGAAACTGGGTTATCACTACCTGGTTTCCTACCTCTTGACTCTCTGTTTAGTGCCTTTGATGGCCGTCATTCTCATTCAAGCCTCCCAGCTCAATCCCGATGATCTTCACCTACTTTGGCTCCACCTACAGTACAACCTTGTTAGCGTTGTAATCTTCTTCGTTGTTCTTGTTTTCGGATCCACCGTATACATCATGACCCGACCGAGATCCGTCTACCTCGTTGACTATTCCTGCTATCGCCCGCCGTCGCATCTCCAGGTCAAATTCCACCAGTTCATGGAGCACTCCAAGCTCACCGGTGATTTCGACGACTCTTCTTTGGAGTTCCAGCGCAGGATTCTTGAACGCTCCGGTTTGGGCGAGGAGACGTACGTCCCTGAAGCTATGCACTATCTTCCTCCTCGGCCATCCATGTCCGCCGCGAGAGAAGAGGCGGAGCAAGTCATGTTTGGAGCCTTGGATAACTTATTCGCCAATACCAATGTCAAACCTAAGGATATCGGTATTCTCGTTGTGAATTGTAGTTTGTTTAATCCAACGCCATCACTTTCGGCTATGATTCTTAACAAGTATAAGCTGAGAGGTAATATTAGGAGCTTCAATTTGGGGGGTATGGGGTGCAGTGCTGGCGTTATAGCCATTGATCTTGCTAAGGATTTGCTGCAAGTTCATAGGAACACTTATGCAGTTGTTGTTAGCACCGAGAACATTACTCAGAACTGGTACTTTGGAAACAAGAAGTCAATGTTAATACCCAATTGCTTGTTTAGAGTCGGTGGTTCTGCTGTTTTGCTTTCGAACAAATCGTCCGATAGGCGGCGAGCTAAGTATAAGCTCGTACATGTCGTGAGGACTCATCGTGGGGCTGATGATAAGGCCTTTAGGTGTGTTTATCAGGAGCAAGATGATGCGGGGAAAACCGGGGTTTCCTTATCCAAGGACCTCATGGCCATTGCTGGTGGAGCTCTTAAGGCTAATATTACAACGTTGGGTCCCCTCGTGCTTCCCATAAGCGAGcagcttcttttcttttctacctTGGTGACCAAAAAACTGCTTAATGCGAAAGTGAAGCCTTATATCCCGGATTTCAAGCTCGCTTTCGATCATTTTTGCATACATGCTGGTGGGAGGGCTGTGATTGATGAGCTTGAGAAGAATTTGCAGCTTCTCCCAACACATGTCGAGGCGTCTAGGATGACTCTGCACCGGTTTGGTAATACTTCGTCAAGTTCGATTTGGTATGAGCTGGCTTATACTGAAGCAAAGGGGAGGATGAGAAAGAGAAACCGTGTGTGGCAGATTGCATTTGGGAGTGGTTTCAAATGTAACAGTGCTGTTTGGGAGGCCCTCCGGAATGTGAAACCGTCTCCTAATAGTCCATGGGAAGATTGCATTGACAAGTATCCAGTGCAGATAGTTGCATAG
- the LOC122314376 gene encoding transcription factor bHLH63-like isoform X1, producing MNRALPEMSHCLNGPGKCTDMTVLERQRARVRWQQSYLGGSDFGGVFLETSQADQVGNFQDLVVGGSSCSVLDDVGTHSVKPDPGLENGWLELGRLELPNMGFGSGGSMNGSPTGLEMNSSISKTSSCPPTEAQSAPEAKDKVSVPAEKMSSAAGRDSSKKRKADKMQNTKVFAEDDAKYKRSKACAEEGESKITTEQARIKNNTSTPTTNNRETSADSSKENSKASEVQKPDYIHVRARRGQATDSHSLAERVRREKISERMKYLQDLVPGCNKITGKAGMLDEIINYVQSLQRQVEFLSMKLAAVNPRLDFNIDDLFAKETVPACSADFPTIGMSSEMTNPAYLQFNPVQQVAACCGFEMGLNSPDMALRRTLSTPVSLPEPYLDASCFTQLQPPPTWDADLQNLLNLEFHQERSISFPYQPFTGSIEASNLKMEI from the exons ATGAACAGGGCGTTACCGGAGATGTCGCACTGTCTAAACGGGCCTGGTAAGTGTACGGACATGACGGTGCTGGAGAGGCAGAGGGCTCGCGTGAGGTGGCAGCAGAGCTATTTGGGAGGCAGTGACTTTGGCGGAGTCTTTTTGGAGACAAGTCAGGCGGATCAAGTTGGGAATTTTCAAGATTTGGTGGTGGGCGGCAGCAGCTGCTCGGTGCTTGATGATGTGGGGACCCACTCAGTGAAGCCGGACCCGGGCTTGGAAAATGGGTGGCTTGAGTTGGGCAGGTTGGAGTTGCCCAATATGGGGTTTGGGTCTGGTGGATCGATGAATGGGAGTCCTACAGGGTTGGAGATGAACTCTTCCATTTCAAAGACTTCTAGCTGCCCGCCCACGGAGGCGCAATCGGCGCCCGAAGCGAAAGACAAAGTGTCAGTGCCGGCGGAGAAGATGAGTTCTGCAGCTGGGAGAGACAGCTCCAAGAAGAGAAAGGCTGATAAGATGCAGAACACCAAG GTTTTTGCTGAAGACGACGCCAAATACAAGAGAAGCAAAGCATGTGCAGAAGAGGGGGAATCAAAGATCACCACAGAGCAAGCCAGAATCAAAAACAACACCAGTACCCCTACGACCAACAATAGGGAGACTTCTGCTGATTCGTCAAAGGAGAATTCAAAAGCTTCCGAGGTTCAAAAGCCCGATTATATTCATGTCCGGGCACGTCGCGGCCAGGCCACTGACAGCCACAGCTTAGCTGAGAGA GTGAGAAGGGAAAAGATCAGCGAGAGAATGAAGTATCTGCAAGATTTAGTACCAGGGTGCAACAAAATCACGGGGAAAGCTGGAATGCTCGATGAAATCATCAATTATGTCCAATCCCTTCAACGACAAGTAGAG TTTCTGTCCATGAAACTAGCTGCTGTGAATCCCAGGCTTGACTTCAACATTGATGACCTTTTTGCAAAAGAG ACGGTTCCTGCTTGCTCAGCCGATTTTCCAACAATTGGAATGTCATCCGAAATGACTAATCCTGCCTATCTTCAGTTTAATCCAGTACAACAAGTGGCGGCATGTTGTGGGTTCGAGATGGGGTTGAACTCACCTGACATGGCACTTCGAAGAACACTCAGCACTCCCGTATCGCTCCCCGAACCATATCTTGATGCATCCTGCTTCACA CAACTCCAGCCTCCTCCAACTTGGGATGCTGATTTACAAAACCTTTTGAATCTGGAATTCCATCAAGAAAGATCAATTTCATTTCCATACCAACCATTTACAG GTTCCATCGAAGCTAGCAATTTGAAGATGGAGATCTGA